GGTTTGTCTCGTGGATATCATTCCTATTTTTGAGAAGGGAAATATTGAAGGCGCATATGCTCAGTTTCGCGATATCACGGAACGCTATTATTTAGAGCAGCAGGTGATTGTCAGTGAGAAGCTCTCAGCGATTGGCAAGCTGGCAGCGGGTCTGGCGCACGAGATACGTAATCCGTTGACTACGATAATGGGCTTCGTGCAAATTACCCGTTCACGACCACTTGATCCTGTAACTACACGGTATTTAGGTTATGTTCATGAAGAATTGGAGCGTGTAAATAATCTCGTCTCCGATTTCGTTACGATGTCCAAGCCATCCGTTCCGATTATTAAACCGATTGAAATCAATACCTTTCTGGATAGTGTGCTTCGATTTATGGAAGGGCATGCCGCTCTTCATGATATACGCTTTGCTCGAGACTACTATACCGCCCATGGGGAGATTTTGCTTGCTGACGCAGCTCAGATCAAGCAGGTGTTAATTAATATTTTGCAAAATGCCGTTGAGGCTTCCGAACCAAAGGAGATCGTTACTTTGAAGACACGGAAGCTGAGCAATAGTCTAGTAATCACAGTCTCTGACAATGGCATCGGGATTAGTCCAGAGAATCTGACCAAAATTCAGAATCCTTTCTTTACAACGAAAGATAATGGAACGGGCCTCGGGTTATCTGTTTCTTATCGTATTATTAATAATCACAACGGAGAAATTACCATCGATTCAAGACTGGGTGTAGGTACGGATTTCAATATTCATTTACCTTTAACATGTGACAACATAAAGGAGTGTTCAATGTGAAAAATGTTGTACAAATCTTAGTTGAGACCCTCGTCAACCTTGGTATTTCACATGCTTTTGGAATTCCAGGAAAATCGATTGCCCCTCTGGTATTGGAGTTTGGCAACCAGGATATTGAATTTATTTTGGGAAGACACGAGAGTGGGGCAGGATTCGCTGCCGGAGGCTATGCCCTTACGAATAACAATTTGGGGGTTGTCGTAGCAACGTCTGGACCGGGAGGCACTAATCTTGTTACAGCCGCAGCGCATGCGAAAATGAACTGCCTGCCTGTGCTCTTTATTACCGGACATCAGTCGGTAGCTGAAATGGGTATCCCGCAATGTCAGGATTCTTCGCAATTTGGTATTGATTTGGTGGAAATTATGAAACCTGTCACTTTATTTAGTACGATGGTGACACGAGCCGATACTTTTCCCGCGATCCTGACTTATGCTCTACGTGAGGCGTTGACCGATAGAAAAGGACCTGTGCACCTGTGCATCCCCTTTGATGTTATGATCTCACCTGTAAGTGAATCACATATTCATTTACCATCCAGCGGTATCGATTATATAGCTACCAATCTGACGGACGTTGTTCATCGGCTGAAGAGTGCTCGCAAGCCTGTTATTCTTGCAGGTAAGGGAGTAGTTCTCTCGGGTGCACAAGAGGCGCTCTCCGGGTTCGCCGAGAAGTTTCATCTACCGATTGTGACAACCCCTGGTGGCAAAGGAAGCATTCATTCATCACATCCTCTTTATTACGGGCCTTTGGGTCTAGGCGGACATCGAAGAGCTATGGATTTGCTAGAATCAGGAGTTGATCTGCTCTTGGTGATGGGATCCCGATTAAGTGATACGGCCCTGGCTGGTCTCGACCGTTCTCATTATCCTCAGCAGATCA
The window above is part of the Paenibacillus lutimineralis genome. Proteins encoded here:
- a CDS encoding thiamine pyrophosphate-binding protein — translated: MKNVVQILVETLVNLGISHAFGIPGKSIAPLVLEFGNQDIEFILGRHESGAGFAAGGYALTNNNLGVVVATSGPGGTNLVTAAAHAKMNCLPVLFITGHQSVAEMGIPQCQDSSQFGIDLVEIMKPVTLFSTMVTRADTFPAILTYALREALTDRKGPVHLCIPFDVMISPVSESHIHLPSSGIDYIATNLTDVVHRLKSARKPVILAGKGVVLSGAQEALSGFAEKFHLPIVTTPGGKGSIHSSHPLYYGPLGLGGHRRAMDLLESGVDLLLVMGSRLSDTALAGLDRSHYPQQIIQFDIEREFMGGIIQAEYVPVLGDLRTNLEEILRLYPHEEPVPLHTATPYHDPLPVLEFLSVAEVCQAVSDIIPENTMIFADDGAHGYHAVRWLDLKPGVKFFFDSYFASMANAIGMSIGAKFANRERNVICLTGDGCLFMLGSEINTCVAEQLPVIFIVINNGQLDMALKGMQQFTGRTDGTIFKQPLDVAAYAASMGANSAKCSTLDDFKQALKQALALNKPYVIDVIVDKEEIPSSLARAMKLD